One stretch of Arachis duranensis cultivar V14167 chromosome 1, aradu.V14167.gnm2.J7QH, whole genome shotgun sequence DNA includes these proteins:
- the LOC107459677 gene encoding LOW QUALITY PROTEIN: WAT1-related protein At4g28040 (The sequence of the model RefSeq protein was modified relative to this genomic sequence to represent the inferred CDS: deleted 2 bases in 1 codon) gives MGVLDENLPALAMMGLQFHYAALAIFTRAALLEGLSPTVFVVYRQAIATLALAPMVFSPKRIQSFKTSLRSPKSFFLMFATSLVGVTANQNAYFQGLFYASSTAATAMSNLIPALTFVIATIVGFEKIDLKSMRSSAKIIGTVCCVSGALTMALVKGHKLLNMDYFPHNAAKHILTAADDDTWLLGCLLLLASSVFWSSWIIMQVPISSSCPDHLLSTFWMCLFAAVQSAIFALVYEHDLRPWSLHSGLEFSCCLYAKSHPRIGIAVSFLVQTWCISERGPLYCAMFNPLATVITAFISTTFLQEQLYVGSLIGAIGVIVGLYIVLWGKAKEYEGVKQKTPDSSLEEGDDDNVITRSCSSKIDLEEPLLSDKSESKIEP, from the exons atgggtGTTTTGGATGAGAATCTTCCTGCACTGGCTATGATGGGGTTGCAGTTTCATTATGCAGCGCTTGCAATTTTCACCAGAGCTGCTCTGTTAGAAGGTTTGAGTCCAACCGTCTTTGTTGTTTATAGACAAGCCATTGCTACCTTAGCTTTGGCTCCTATGGTCTTCTCCCCTAAGCG GATACAATCTTTCAAAACTTCACTGAGATCACCAAAGAGCTTCTTCTTGATGTTTGCTACCTCTCTTGttgg AGTAACAGCTAATCAGAATGCATATTTTCAAGGTCTATTCTATGCTTCTTCTACAGCAGCAACTGCAATGAGTAATCTCATACCTGCTTTAACTTTTGTCATAGCAACAATTGTTGG ATTTGAGAAAATTGATCTGAAAAGCATGAGAAGTAGTGCAAAAATAATAGGAACAGTTTGCTGCGTGAGTGGAGCATTAACCATGGCTCTGGTGAAAGGACATAAGCTCTTAAACATGGACTACTTTCCTCATAATGCTGCCAAACACATCCTCACTGCTGCTGATGATGACACGTGGCTTCTTGGCTGCCTATTGCTCTTAGCAAGTAGTGTTTTCTGGTCTTCTTGGATTATCATGCAG GTACCAATTTCTTCAAGCTGCCCAGACCATTTGTTATCAACCTTTTGGATGTGTTTATTTGCGGCGGTTCAATCAGCCATATTTGCACTAGTCTATGAACATGATCTAAGACCATGGAGTTTGCATTCTGGCCTAGAATTTTCATGCTGCCTATATGCT AAGTCACACCCTAGAATTGGAATAGCTGTTAGCTTCTTGGTTCAAACATGGTGTATATCAGAAAGAGGTCCTCTGTACTGTGCAATGTTCAACCCTCTAGCAACAGTCATCACAGCTTTCATTTCTACTACATTCTTACAGGAACAGCTTTATGTTGGAAG CTTGATAGGAGCAATTGGAGTGATTGTTGGTTTATATATTGTGTTATGGGGCAAAGCCAAAGAGTATGAAGGGGTGAAGCAGAAGACACCAGATTCAAGTTTGGAGGAAGGTGATGATGATAATGTAATAACAAGAAGTTGTAGTAGTAAGATAGATCTGGAAGAACCACTTCTGTCAGATAAATCAGAAAGCAAGATAGAACCGTGA
- the LOC107459664 gene encoding tetraspanin-8, producing the protein MVRLSNNLIGILNFLTLLLSIPILVTGVWLSKQANTDCERWLERPVIALGVFLLLVSLAGLIGACCRVTWLLWLYLLVMFVLIVLVFAFTIFAFVVTNKGAGQVVSGRGYKEYKLGDYSNWLQKRVNNTKTWNKIKSCLQSGKLCSDFKSRFLNDTLQQFYSEKLTALQSGCCKPSDACNFTYQSPTEWNKPQNATYTDPDCDAWNNDPSVLCFSCNSCKAGLLQNIKTDWKTVAVVNIIFLIILIIVYSIGCCAFRNNRRDNWKSY; encoded by the exons ATGGTTCGGTTAAGCAACAACTTGATCGGCATTCTGAATTTCCTGACCCTGCTTCTCTCCATCCCAATCCTCGTCACCGGGGTCTGGCTCAGCAAGCAGGCAAACACCGACTGCGAGCGCTGGTTGGAACGCCCCGTCATCGCCCTCGGCGTCTTCCTCCTCCTCGTCTCCCTCGCGGGACTCATCGGGGCCTGTTGCCGCGTCACGTGGCTCTTATGGCTCTACCTGCTCGTCATGTTCGTCCTCATTGTGCTCGTCTTCGCCTTCACCATCTTCGCCTTTGTGGTCACCAACAAGGGTGCCGGTCAGGTCGTTTCTGGAAGGGGCTACAAGGAGTACAAGCTCGGAGATTACTCCAATTGGTTGCAGAAGAGGGTTAACAACACTAAGACTTGGAACAAAATCAAGAGCTGCTTGCAATCTGGCAAACTCTGCTCTGATTTCAAATCACGCTTCTTGAACGACACTCTTCAACAGTTCTACTCTGAAAAGTTAACGGCGCTTCAG TCTGGATGTTGCAAGCCATCAGATGCATGCAATTTCACCTATCAAAGTCCTACTGAATGGAACAAACCACAAAATGCAACTTACACCGATCCTGACTGTGATGCTTGGAATAATGATCCAAGCGTTTTGTGCTTCAGTTGCAATTCATGTAAAGCTGGATTATTGCAAAACATTAAGACTGATTGGAAGACAGTAGCTGTTGTCAACATTATATTCCTAATCATTCTCATCATTGTCTACTCCATTGGATGTTGTGCATTCAGGAACAACCGAAGGGATAATTGGAAGTCATATTAA
- the LOC107460714 gene encoding tetraspanin-8-like — protein sequence MVRCSNIVIGILNLFTLILSIPILLAGVAMQKQAATECERWLDFPFMVVGIFLLVVSLAGLIGACCRSTCLLWLYLFVMFLFIISLFVFTVFAFVVTHKNVSEAISNKGIDDYKLGDYSKWLQRKVNDTKTWNKIKSCLQTGKVCSNNNYRHKFLDNAFKSIVDEKHTPAVERGCCKPPNECNFVNESPNVWTKPENGTYNNPDCDRWSNDENTLCYDCQSCKVGLLEDLKYDWKRLAIANMILVVILTFIYSIGCCAFRNNRRNNYYRKYR from the exons ATGGTTCGGTGCAGCAACATCGTGATCGGAATTCTAAACCTCTTCACCTTGATCCTCTCGATCCCAATCCTGCTGGCCGGCGTGGCCATGCAGAAGCAGGCGGCAACGGAGTGCGAGCGGTGGCTAGACTTTCCCTTCATGGTGGTTGGCATATTTCTGCTGGTTGTTTCACTTGCCGGACTCATTGGAGCATGTTGTCGCTCTACGTGCCTCTTATGGCTCTACCTCTTCGTCATGTTCCTCTTCATCATCTCCCTCTTCGTCTTCACCGTCTTCGCCTTCGTCGTCACCCATAAGAATGTCAGTGAAGCCATCTCCAACAAAGGGATCGATGACTATAAGCTTGGAGATTATTCCAAATGGCTCCAAAGGAAGGTCAACGACACAAAGACATGGAACAAAATTAAGAGCTGTTTGCAAACTGGGAAAGTTTGCTCAAATAATAATTACCGTCACAAGTTTTTGGACAACGCTTTCAAATCTATCGTTGATGAAAAACACACACCAGCAGTTGAG CGTGGATGTTGTAAGCCACCAAATGAGTGTAATTTTGTGAATGAAAGTCCGAATGTTTGGACGAAGCCAGAAAATGGAACTTATAACAATCCTGACTGTGATCGATGGAGTAATGACGAAAACACTTTATGCTACGATTGTCAATCTTGCAAGGTTGGATTACTAGAAGATCTTAAATATGACTGGAAGAGATTAGCCATTGCCAACATGATACTCGTCGTCATCTTAACCTTTATCTACTCAATTGGTTGCTGTGCATTTAGAAATAACCGAAGAAAcaattattatagaaaatatcGCTAA
- the LOC107459654 gene encoding cytochrome c oxidase subunit 6b-2, whose product MAEIELKTAPADFRFPTTNQTRHCFTRYVEFHRCLAAKGDGSAECERFAKYYRSLCPGEWVEKWNEQRENGTFPGPL is encoded by the exons ATGGCGGAG ATTGAGCTAAAAACTGCACCTGCTGATTTTCGTTTCCcaacaacaaatcaaaccaGACACTGTTTCACTCGTTATGTAGAGTTTCATAG GTGCTTGGCAGCAAAGGGTGATGGTTCAGCTGAATGTGAGAGATTCGCTAAATATTACCGCTCCCTTTGCCCTGGAGAATGG GTTGAAAAGTGGAATGAGCAGAGGGAGAATGGGACTTTCCCAGGACCTCTTTGA
- the LOC107459642 gene encoding rop guanine nucleotide exchange factor 5-like: protein MSALSKKSEEFRKKRDGLVKKESLTDSTAESRESSFSGSNSSSSCSSNEEAKAAKGSSSPSPPAPPLGWPILKAAVSKCGKSDEKDNDQEHHLDDTKFSSIGSKVSDAEMMKERFAKLLLGEDMSGSGKGVCTALAISNAITNLCATVFGQLWRLEPLPSEKKAMWRREMEWLVSVSDHIVELIPSWQTFPDGSKLEVMICRPRTDIFINAPALRKLDNMLLDILDGFTSTEFWYVDQGIVAPEADVMASFRKTIQQQDRKWWLPVPRVLMIND from the exons ATGAGTGCTTTGTCTAAGAAGAGTGAAGAATTTCGGAAGAAGAGAGATGGGTTGGTTAAAAAAGAGTCGTTAACTGATTCCACTGCTGAGTCAAGAGAAAGCAGTTTCAGTGGATCAAATTCAAGTTCCTCATGTTCATCAAATGAAGAAGCAAAAGCAGCAAAAGGGTCTTCTTCTCCATCTCCACCTGCTCCTCCACTTGGATGGCCTATTCTGAAAGCTGCAGTTTCCAAGTGTGGGAAATCTGATGAAAAAGATAATGATCAAGAACATCATTTGGATGACACAAAATTTAGTAGTATTGGTTCAAAAGTGTCAG ATGCTGAAATGATGAAGGAAAGGTTTGCAAAATTGTTGCTTGGTGAAGACATGTCAGGTTCTGGGAAAGGGGTTTGTACTGCTTTGGCCATCTCAAATGCTATCACTAATCTGTGCG CCACTGTGTTTGGACAATTATGGAGATTAGAACCTCTACCTTCTGAAAAGAAAGCTATGTGGAGAAGAGAGATGGAATGGCTTGTTAGTGTTAGTGATCACATTGTTGAACTAATACCTTCTTGGCAAACATTCCCTGATGGAAGCAAGCTAGAG GTAATGATTTGCAGGCCAAGGACAGATATTTTTATCAATGCTCCAGCGCTTAGGAAACTTGATAACATGCTTCTC GACATATTGGATGGTTTCACCTCCACCGAGTTCTGGTATGTTGACCAAGGAATTGTAGCCCCGGAAGCCGATGTAATGGCCTCATTTCGCAAGACGATTCAACAGCAAGACAGGAAGTGGTGGCTCCCGGTGCCCCGTGTTTTAATGATTAACGATTAA